Proteins encoded in a region of the Sander lucioperca isolate FBNREF2018 chromosome 4, SLUC_FBN_1.2, whole genome shotgun sequence genome:
- the foxk1 gene encoding forkhead box protein K1 isoform X2 encodes MADYRDDTGARALLALQSAPCSPVRVAVTSHSYHQPSLALLGPPMMEARADAGMFPVRLACPPLQALARLEGRDFEFVMRQRTITIGRNSSHGSVDVNMGHSSFISRRHLQINYDEASGFSLRCLGKNGVFVDGVFQRRGAPPLSLPRECVFRFPSTVIKIQFMSLLHPEEHREREQLSLPPRPLLPHISPLKISIPTMQQHEENIRAFGSPLPSPTGTLSVPNSCPASPRGAGSSGYRYGRNVTSDLQLAAEYAAKAVSEQRRSIAEQRGGGSEQRGESAGGDSPKDESKPPYSYAQLIVQAISSAPDKQLTLSGIYSHITKHYPYYRTADKGWQNSIRHNLSLNRYFLKVARSQDEPGKGSFWRVDSASESKLVEQAFRKRRQRGVACFRTPFGPLSSRSAPASPTHQGLLSPSSSGLQTPECLSREGSPISHDHHEQLANKLASVPEYRYSQSAPGSPVSAQHVIMAAPPHPTVLPSGPGKTLAFVPGGGGHVQPIHVLQNPTQSSVTMVRVVTSVPLTSNPLNGYSTPSVGGAEGNSEFREAQLNRERVIQTVDSAVQGGDGRNLALGLHQLPVRPVTQNGKHTTATVAPATSLANASGLSSPLQILAAQASSSPPVLVSRQPSAETLAEQPGEPQAKRPKVEDEGGTESAQHQVTPAQQPVIVAMTSQTHDPRK; translated from the exons ATGGCAGACTACCGGGACGACACCGGAGCTCGAGCCCTGCTCGCTTTACAGTCGGCACCATGCAGTCCCGTGCGCGTCGCGGTGACCTCGCACTCCTATCATCAGCCCTCGCTCGCCCTCTTGGGTCCTCCGATGATGGAAGCCCGTGCCGACGCCGGGATGTTTCCCGTGCGACTCGCTTGTCCTCCTCTGCAGGCCTTGGCCAGACTCGAGGGCCGGGACTTTGAGTTTGTGATGCGCCAGAGGACGATCACCATAGGCCGGAACTCGTCTCACGGCTCCGTGGACGTCAACATGGGTCACTCGAGCTTCATTTCACGGCGACACCTGCAGATCAACTACGACGAGGCGAGCGGTTTCTCCCTCCGGTGCTTGGGCAAGAATGGCGTGTTCGTTGACGGGGTGTTCCAGCGGAGAGGGGCGCCGCCGCTGTCGCTTCCCAGAGA GTGTGTGTTTCGTTTTCCCAGTACAGTAATCAAGATCCAGTTTATGTCACTCCTGCATCCTGAGGAGCACAGAGAGCGGGAGcagctctctctcccccctcgcCCGCTATTGCCCCACATATCCCCTCTCAAAATCAGCATTCCCACAATGCAGCAGCATGAAGAGAACATCAGGGCATTTGGCTCTCCGCTGCCCTCGCCCACAGGCACCCTCAG TGTTCCTAACTCCTGTCCGGCTAGTCCACGAGGGGCAGGGTCATCCGGGTATCGCTATGGACGCAacgtgacctctgacctccagtTAGCAGCTGAATATGCTGCCAAGGCTGTTTCTGAGCAGAGACGAAGCATTGCTGAGCAGAGAGGAGGGGGAAGTGAGCAGCGGGGGGAGTCGGCTGGTGGAGACAGCCCCAAG GATGAGTCCAAGCCACCTTATTCCTATGCACAGCTGATCGTCCAGGCCATCTCTTCTGCCCCGGACAAACAGCTGACTCTTAGTGGCATCTATTCCCACATCACCAAACACTACCCCTACTATCGCACTGCAGACAAGGGCTGGCAG AACTCAATCAGACACAACCTGTCTCTCAACCGCTACTTTCTGAAAGTGGCCCGCTCTCAGGATGAGCCTGGGAAAGGCAGTTTTTGGCGTGTGGATTCTGCTTCTGAGAGCAAATTGGTGGAGCAAGCCTTCAGGAAAAGACGACAAAGAGGGGTTGCTTGCTTTAGGACACCATTCGGACCTCTCTCTTCTAG GAGTGCTCCTGCATCCCCAACCCACCAGGGACTTCTTTCTCCTTCATCCAGTGGGCTGCAGACTCCTGAATGTTTGAGCAGGGAGGGCTCTCCTATCTCCCACGACCACCACGAACAGCTGGCTAATAAACTGGCATCTGTCCCCGAGTATAGGTACTCTCAGAGTGCCCCAG GATCTCCAGTCAGTGCTCAGCATGTCATCATGGCTGCACCCCCTCACCCAACAGTCCTGCCCTCTGGCCCGGGGAAAACCCTTGCTTTCGTTCCAGGTGGTGGCGGCCATGTCCAGCCCATCCACGTGCTTCAGAATCCCACTCAGTCCTCTGTCACCATGGTGCGGGTGGTTACCAGCGTCCCTCTAACTTCCAACCCTCTGAATGGGTACAGCACTCCCTCTGTTGGAGGAGCAGAAGGCAACAGTGAATTCAGAG AAGCCCAGCTTAACAGAGAGCGAGTGATCCAGACTGTGGACAGTGCGGTGCAGGGTGGGGATGGACGAAACCTGGCCCTAGGTTTACATCAACTTCCTGTTCGTCCTGTTACCCAGAATGGCAAACACACCACTGCTactgttgccccagcaaccaGCCTTGCTAATGCATCTG GCCTGAGTAGTCCTCTCCAGATCTTGGCTGCCCAGGCCTCCAGCTCCCCTCCAGTGCTGGTGAGCAGACAGCCCAGTGCAGAAACTTTAGCTGAGCAGCCAGGTGAGCCCCAGGCCAAGCGGCCAAAGGTGGAGGACGAGGGTGGGACTGAATCTGCTCAGCATCAAGTCACACCTGCTCAGCAGCCTGTCATCGTTGCCATGACATCACAAACCCACGACCCTAGGAAGTAA
- the foxk1 gene encoding forkhead box protein K1 isoform X1, which produces MADYRDDTGARALLALQSAPCSPVRVAVTSHSYHQPSLALLGPPMMEARADAGMFPVRLACPPLQALARLEGRDFEFVMRQRTITIGRNSSHGSVDVNMGHSSFISRRHLQINYDEASGFSLRCLGKNGVFVDGVFQRRGAPPLSLPRECVFRFPSTVIKIQFMSLLHPEEHREREQLSLPPRPLLPHISPLKISIPTMQQHEENIRAFGSPLPSPTGTLSVPNSCPASPRGAGSSGYRYGRNVTSDLQLAAEYAAKAVSEQRRSIAEQRGGGSEQRGESAGGDSPKDESKPPYSYAQLIVQAISSAPDKQLTLSGIYSHITKHYPYYRTADKGWQNSIRHNLSLNRYFLKVARSQDEPGKGSFWRVDSASESKLVEQAFRKRRQRGVACFRTPFGPLSSRTKSAPASPTHQGLLSPSSSGLQTPECLSREGSPISHDHHEQLANKLASVPEYRYSQSAPGSPVSAQHVIMAAPPHPTVLPSGPGKTLAFVPGGGGHVQPIHVLQNPTQSSVTMVRVVTSVPLTSNPLNGYSTPSVGGAEGNSEFREAQLNRERVIQTVDSAVQGGDGRNLALGLHQLPVRPVTQNGKHTTATVAPATSLANASGLSSPLQILAAQASSSPPVLVSRQPSAETLAEQPGEPQAKRPKVEDEGGTESAQHQVTPAQQPVIVAMTSQTHDPRK; this is translated from the exons ATGGCAGACTACCGGGACGACACCGGAGCTCGAGCCCTGCTCGCTTTACAGTCGGCACCATGCAGTCCCGTGCGCGTCGCGGTGACCTCGCACTCCTATCATCAGCCCTCGCTCGCCCTCTTGGGTCCTCCGATGATGGAAGCCCGTGCCGACGCCGGGATGTTTCCCGTGCGACTCGCTTGTCCTCCTCTGCAGGCCTTGGCCAGACTCGAGGGCCGGGACTTTGAGTTTGTGATGCGCCAGAGGACGATCACCATAGGCCGGAACTCGTCTCACGGCTCCGTGGACGTCAACATGGGTCACTCGAGCTTCATTTCACGGCGACACCTGCAGATCAACTACGACGAGGCGAGCGGTTTCTCCCTCCGGTGCTTGGGCAAGAATGGCGTGTTCGTTGACGGGGTGTTCCAGCGGAGAGGGGCGCCGCCGCTGTCGCTTCCCAGAGA GTGTGTGTTTCGTTTTCCCAGTACAGTAATCAAGATCCAGTTTATGTCACTCCTGCATCCTGAGGAGCACAGAGAGCGGGAGcagctctctctcccccctcgcCCGCTATTGCCCCACATATCCCCTCTCAAAATCAGCATTCCCACAATGCAGCAGCATGAAGAGAACATCAGGGCATTTGGCTCTCCGCTGCCCTCGCCCACAGGCACCCTCAG TGTTCCTAACTCCTGTCCGGCTAGTCCACGAGGGGCAGGGTCATCCGGGTATCGCTATGGACGCAacgtgacctctgacctccagtTAGCAGCTGAATATGCTGCCAAGGCTGTTTCTGAGCAGAGACGAAGCATTGCTGAGCAGAGAGGAGGGGGAAGTGAGCAGCGGGGGGAGTCGGCTGGTGGAGACAGCCCCAAG GATGAGTCCAAGCCACCTTATTCCTATGCACAGCTGATCGTCCAGGCCATCTCTTCTGCCCCGGACAAACAGCTGACTCTTAGTGGCATCTATTCCCACATCACCAAACACTACCCCTACTATCGCACTGCAGACAAGGGCTGGCAG AACTCAATCAGACACAACCTGTCTCTCAACCGCTACTTTCTGAAAGTGGCCCGCTCTCAGGATGAGCCTGGGAAAGGCAGTTTTTGGCGTGTGGATTCTGCTTCTGAGAGCAAATTGGTGGAGCAAGCCTTCAGGAAAAGACGACAAAGAGGGGTTGCTTGCTTTAGGACACCATTCGGACCTCTCTCTTCTAG AACAAA GAGTGCTCCTGCATCCCCAACCCACCAGGGACTTCTTTCTCCTTCATCCAGTGGGCTGCAGACTCCTGAATGTTTGAGCAGGGAGGGCTCTCCTATCTCCCACGACCACCACGAACAGCTGGCTAATAAACTGGCATCTGTCCCCGAGTATAGGTACTCTCAGAGTGCCCCAG GATCTCCAGTCAGTGCTCAGCATGTCATCATGGCTGCACCCCCTCACCCAACAGTCCTGCCCTCTGGCCCGGGGAAAACCCTTGCTTTCGTTCCAGGTGGTGGCGGCCATGTCCAGCCCATCCACGTGCTTCAGAATCCCACTCAGTCCTCTGTCACCATGGTGCGGGTGGTTACCAGCGTCCCTCTAACTTCCAACCCTCTGAATGGGTACAGCACTCCCTCTGTTGGAGGAGCAGAAGGCAACAGTGAATTCAGAG AAGCCCAGCTTAACAGAGAGCGAGTGATCCAGACTGTGGACAGTGCGGTGCAGGGTGGGGATGGACGAAACCTGGCCCTAGGTTTACATCAACTTCCTGTTCGTCCTGTTACCCAGAATGGCAAACACACCACTGCTactgttgccccagcaaccaGCCTTGCTAATGCATCTG GCCTGAGTAGTCCTCTCCAGATCTTGGCTGCCCAGGCCTCCAGCTCCCCTCCAGTGCTGGTGAGCAGACAGCCCAGTGCAGAAACTTTAGCTGAGCAGCCAGGTGAGCCCCAGGCCAAGCGGCCAAAGGTGGAGGACGAGGGTGGGACTGAATCTGCTCAGCATCAAGTCACACCTGCTCAGCAGCCTGTCATCGTTGCCATGACATCACAAACCCACGACCCTAGGAAGTAA